A window from Aeromonas rivipollensis encodes these proteins:
- the btsR gene encoding two-component system response regulator BtsR, translating into MIRTLIVDDEPYAREELAELLGSDPDIEILGSAANAIEALSLIARLKPEVVFLDIQMPKLSGMELVAMLDPLPRIVFVTAFDDYAIQAFEENAFDYLLKPVEPARLAKTLARLKQDLSPQPVAALTPAIRHIPGYLHNRVRLLPIEQVEYAFSDLGGVHVACQGELFHTQLTLKSLEEKTPLLRCHRQYLVAPGAIFEIQLLENQLAQIVTPSGARVPVSRRYLKELKDELGLE; encoded by the coding sequence ATGATCCGCACCCTGATAGTCGACGACGAACCCTATGCCCGCGAGGAGCTGGCCGAGCTGCTCGGCAGCGACCCCGACATCGAGATCCTCGGCTCTGCCGCCAATGCCATAGAGGCGCTCTCCCTCATTGCGCGGCTCAAGCCGGAGGTGGTGTTTCTCGATATCCAGATGCCCAAGCTCAGCGGCATGGAGCTGGTGGCCATGCTGGATCCCCTGCCCCGCATCGTCTTTGTCACCGCCTTTGATGACTACGCCATCCAGGCCTTCGAGGAGAATGCCTTCGACTACCTGCTCAAGCCGGTAGAGCCCGCCCGGCTGGCCAAGACGCTGGCGCGCCTCAAGCAGGATCTCAGCCCCCAGCCGGTGGCTGCGCTGACACCGGCCATTCGCCACATCCCCGGCTATCTGCACAACAGGGTGCGGTTGCTGCCCATCGAGCAGGTGGAGTATGCCTTCTCGGATCTCGGCGGGGTGCATGTCGCCTGCCAGGGGGAGCTGTTTCACACCCAGCTCACCCTGAAATCTTTGGAGGAGAAGACACCGCTGCTGCGCTGCCACCGCCAGTACCTGGTGGCCCCGGGCGCCATCTTCGAGATCCAGTTGCTGGAAAACCAGTTGGCCCAGATTGTCACCCCGAGCGGCGCCCGGGTGCCGGTCAGCCGACGCTATCTCAAGGAGCTCAAAGACGAGCTGGGGCTGGAATGA
- a CDS encoding carbon starvation protein A yields the protein MIWFFLCVGLLVAGYFIYGKFVERIFGPKPELATPAITMADGVDYVPMSDKKVYLVQLLNIAGVGPIFGPILGALYGPVAMLWIVFGCIFAGAVHDYFSGMLSVRAKGASVPTVVGEHLGTAAKHFMNLFAVVLLMLVGVVFVLSPAGLLANLTSTDLVYWIVAIFAYYILATIVPIDKIIGRFYPIFGALLVFMSVGLIIGLIVSGKGFYNTGMDFSNLHPTELPLWPLLFITIACGAVSGFHATQSPLMARCMQNEKSGRFIFYGAMIGEGIIALIWCTLGLSFYDSTEALNATMANGGPAAVVHEVSTSLLGTVGGILAILGVVILPITSGDTAFRSARLIVADFLKMTQKPLVKRLLIAIPMFILGFIISKAEFGVIWRYFGWANQTTAVIMLWAAAAYLIKEGKLHWICTIPAIFMTAVVITYLANAPIGFGLAMNVSTIIGLVSTALITLAFLVKFRPSQLREAKES from the coding sequence ATGATCTGGTTCTTCCTCTGTGTCGGTCTGCTGGTCGCGGGCTACTTCATCTACGGCAAATTCGTCGAACGGATATTCGGCCCCAAACCCGAGCTGGCCACCCCCGCCATCACCATGGCCGACGGCGTGGACTATGTCCCCATGTCGGACAAGAAGGTCTACCTGGTTCAACTGCTCAACATCGCCGGTGTCGGCCCCATCTTCGGCCCCATACTCGGTGCCCTCTACGGCCCGGTGGCCATGCTCTGGATAGTGTTCGGCTGCATCTTCGCCGGCGCTGTTCACGACTACTTCTCCGGCATGCTGTCGGTGCGCGCCAAGGGGGCCTCGGTACCAACCGTGGTCGGCGAGCACCTCGGCACCGCCGCCAAGCACTTCATGAACCTGTTCGCCGTGGTGCTCTTGATGCTGGTGGGCGTGGTGTTCGTGCTGAGCCCGGCAGGCCTGCTCGCCAACCTCACCTCCACCGATCTGGTCTACTGGATAGTGGCGATCTTTGCCTACTACATACTCGCCACCATAGTCCCCATCGACAAGATCATCGGCCGTTTCTATCCCATCTTCGGCGCCCTGCTGGTCTTCATGTCAGTCGGCCTCATCATAGGGCTCATCGTCTCCGGCAAAGGCTTCTACAACACGGGTATGGACTTCTCCAACCTGCACCCGACCGAGCTGCCGCTCTGGCCGCTCTTGTTCATCACCATCGCCTGTGGCGCGGTATCGGGCTTCCACGCCACCCAGTCACCGCTGATGGCCCGTTGCATGCAGAACGAGAAGTCCGGCCGTTTCATCTTCTACGGCGCCATGATAGGGGAAGGGATCATCGCCCTCATCTGGTGCACCCTGGGTCTCTCCTTCTACGACAGCACCGAAGCGCTCAACGCCACCATGGCCAACGGCGGCCCGGCGGCCGTGGTACACGAGGTCTCCACCAGCCTGCTCGGCACAGTGGGTGGCATCCTGGCCATCCTGGGCGTAGTGATCCTGCCCATCACCTCCGGTGACACCGCGTTTCGCAGCGCCCGCCTCATAGTGGCGGACTTCCTGAAGATGACCCAGAAGCCGCTGGTCAAGCGCCTGCTCATCGCCATCCCCATGTTCATCCTCGGCTTCATCATCTCCAAGGCCGAGTTCGGGGTGATCTGGCGCTACTTCGGCTGGGCCAACCAGACCACAGCCGTCATCATGCTGTGGGCCGCCGCCGCCTACCTCATCAAGGAGGGCAAGCTGCACTGGATCTGCACCATACCCGCCATCTTCATGACCGCCGTGGTCATTACCTACCTGGCCAACGCCCCCATCGGCTTCGGGCTGGCGATGAACGTCTCCACCATCATAGGTCTGGTGAGTACCGCCCTCATCACCCTGGCCTTCCTGGTGAAGTTCAGACCCTCCCAGCTGAGGGAAGCCAAGGAGAGCTGA
- a CDS encoding mechanosensitive ion channel family protein, whose amino-acid sequence MNLGLGLLLMLAQVTVAWAAEPRLEPTVQEKAQTLVLLHEPIVMLQAKFGRLDGAGRVRLVQERIKQLQASDLEQPVTLVSARRFGQDSREFLVNGKRILVLVEGDLETLDELSLDQASERVRQRLDKVRLKYLELHSTPYLVKAGGMALLASLIFFGLIWSLQCGHRRLRKWLANRLLLQKGLIPHQWRQVAGNVEVRLLGLLTLLLIFMLTYGWLTYVLGLFPHTRAWSERLGDSLFALCGGMLEGMIAAMPGLVTVVLIVIITRFFIRMLAILFDRIERGQFRVQGLHAETIGATRRLLSVVIWLFALTVAYPYLPGADSDAFKGISVFFGLMVTLGSAGIMNHAMSGLVLIYSRALRPGDLVQIGEVEGMVSELNALSTKLVTRQDHEVTLPNAVVVGGKVVNLTRLAGEKGVALLTKVTIGYDAPWRQVHAMLELAARRCTMLNQSEPPLVRQLNLQDWYVEYELQVRMKADLLPAVVKTELHGHIQDVFNEFGVQIMSPNFIAQPEQAVLVAREHWYQAPAEAPGTPTKE is encoded by the coding sequence ATGAACCTCGGGTTGGGGCTGCTGCTCATGCTAGCCCAGGTCACGGTGGCATGGGCCGCCGAACCCCGGCTGGAGCCGACCGTGCAGGAGAAGGCACAGACTCTGGTGCTGCTCCATGAACCCATCGTCATGCTCCAGGCCAAGTTTGGTCGTCTGGACGGGGCGGGCAGAGTCCGGTTGGTGCAGGAGCGGATCAAGCAGCTGCAGGCCTCGGATCTTGAACAGCCGGTGACCCTGGTGAGCGCCAGGCGCTTCGGGCAGGACAGCCGGGAGTTTCTGGTCAATGGCAAGCGGATCCTGGTGCTGGTGGAGGGGGATCTGGAAACCCTCGACGAGCTGAGCCTGGATCAGGCGAGCGAGCGTGTCCGCCAGCGGCTCGACAAGGTACGGCTCAAATACCTCGAGTTGCACTCCACCCCCTATCTGGTGAAGGCTGGCGGCATGGCGCTCCTGGCCAGCCTGATCTTCTTCGGTCTCATCTGGTCGCTGCAATGTGGTCATCGGCGGCTCAGGAAGTGGCTCGCCAATCGTCTCCTGCTGCAGAAGGGATTGATCCCCCATCAGTGGCGCCAGGTGGCGGGCAACGTGGAGGTCCGCCTGCTCGGCCTGCTGACCCTGCTGCTGATCTTCATGCTCACCTATGGCTGGCTCACCTATGTGCTTGGCCTCTTCCCCCATACCCGGGCCTGGAGCGAGCGGCTGGGAGACTCCCTGTTTGCCCTCTGTGGCGGCATGCTGGAGGGCATGATTGCGGCCATGCCGGGCCTGGTGACAGTGGTGCTGATCGTGATCATCACCCGCTTCTTCATCCGTATGCTGGCCATCCTCTTCGATCGCATCGAGCGGGGACAGTTTCGGGTGCAGGGGCTGCACGCCGAGACCATAGGAGCGACACGGCGGCTGCTCTCGGTGGTGATCTGGCTGTTTGCCCTGACCGTGGCCTACCCCTATCTGCCCGGCGCCGACTCCGACGCCTTCAAGGGGATCAGCGTCTTCTTCGGCCTCATGGTGACACTGGGGTCGGCGGGCATCATGAACCATGCCATGAGCGGCCTGGTGCTCATCTACTCCCGCGCCCTGCGGCCCGGCGATCTGGTGCAGATTGGCGAGGTGGAGGGGATGGTGAGCGAGCTCAATGCCCTCTCCACCAAGCTGGTGACCCGCCAGGATCACGAGGTAACCCTGCCCAATGCCGTGGTGGTGGGGGGCAAGGTGGTGAACCTGACACGGCTGGCGGGGGAGAAGGGGGTCGCACTGCTGACCAAGGTGACTATCGGCTACGATGCGCCCTGGCGTCAGGTGCACGCCATGCTGGAGCTGGCGGCCCGGCGCTGCACCATGCTCAATCAGTCCGAGCCGCCCCTGGTGCGTCAGCTGAATCTGCAGGACTGGTATGTGGAGTATGAGTTGCAGGTACGGATGAAGGCGGACTTGCTCCCCGCTGTGGTCAAGACCGAGCTCCATGGCCACATCCAGGATGTGTTCAACGAGTTCGGGGTGCAGATCATGTCCCCCAACTTCATCGCCCAGCCGGAGCAGGCGGTACTGGTGGCCAGGGAGCACTGGTACCAGGCGCCCGCCGAGGCCCCCGGGACGCCCACCAAAGAGTAA
- a CDS encoding DUF3302 domain-containing protein, producing the protein MVLDYIALGILVFVVLIMFYGVIVIHDIPYEIAKHRNHPHQDAIHVAGWVSLFTLHVLWPFLWIWATLYRPDRGWGFSQRLEKDEDEITALKQELAVLQARMTTLEQTEK; encoded by the coding sequence ATGGTACTTGACTACATTGCCCTGGGAATATTGGTGTTCGTTGTCTTGATCATGTTCTATGGAGTCATCGTCATCCACGACATTCCGTATGAAATCGCCAAGCATCGCAATCACCCGCACCAGGATGCCATTCATGTGGCCGGCTGGGTCAGCCTGTTCACCCTGCACGTGCTCTGGCCTTTCCTCTGGATCTGGGCCACGCTCTATCGCCCCGATCGCGGCTGGGGGTTCAGTCAGCGTCTTGAAAAAGACGAAGACGAAATCACCGCACTCAAGCAAGAGCTTGCCGTCCTGCAGGCCCGTATGACCACGCTCGAACAGACTGAAAAATAG
- a CDS encoding HlyD family secretion protein — translation MDLLLILTYTAICVGIFKIFKIPLNKWTVPTAVLGGVFIIGALITLMNYNHPYAQTARDYYVSTPVVPLVKGRVTDVPVKPNQEVKQGDVLFKIDPMRFEQKVNSLAARLTASKENLNSISARLRSAKLDRDRAKELMRRGIGKQRDLDVTQANVDDITAQIDQQKATIEDLQAQLSEAQYNLEQTVVYAPSDGYVLQMALRPGMVATPYLYRPVMTFVHKDENFYVGWFWQNSMQRLKAGDEAEVVIDGVPGRIFKGKVEAIIPAIASGNVQANAPLLDQNSAQQPGRLPVLIRITDPDWAQYQVIAGSSGQAAIYTEHMHHVAIMRKILLRMGSWLNYLFPFH, via the coding sequence ATGGATTTGCTACTTATTCTCACCTATACGGCCATCTGTGTAGGGATTTTCAAGATCTTCAAGATCCCGCTCAACAAGTGGACTGTACCGACCGCCGTGCTTGGTGGCGTCTTCATCATAGGGGCCCTCATCACCCTGATGAACTACAACCACCCCTATGCCCAGACGGCCCGGGATTACTACGTCTCCACCCCCGTCGTTCCCCTGGTGAAGGGACGAGTGACCGATGTCCCGGTCAAGCCCAACCAGGAAGTGAAACAAGGCGACGTGCTGTTCAAGATAGACCCGATGCGCTTCGAGCAGAAAGTCAACAGCCTGGCCGCCCGTCTCACCGCCAGCAAGGAAAACCTCAACTCCATCAGCGCCAGACTCCGTTCTGCGAAGCTTGACCGGGATCGGGCGAAAGAGCTGATGCGCCGTGGTATCGGCAAACAGCGCGATCTGGATGTGACACAGGCCAATGTCGATGACATCACGGCGCAGATAGATCAGCAGAAAGCAACCATCGAAGATCTGCAGGCCCAACTGAGCGAAGCACAGTACAACCTGGAGCAGACAGTGGTCTATGCCCCCTCGGATGGCTATGTGCTGCAAATGGCCCTGCGCCCCGGCATGGTAGCCACCCCCTACCTGTATCGCCCCGTGATGACCTTCGTTCACAAGGACGAGAACTTCTATGTGGGCTGGTTCTGGCAGAACAGCATGCAACGCCTCAAGGCGGGTGACGAAGCGGAAGTGGTCATCGATGGTGTCCCCGGACGCATCTTCAAGGGCAAGGTCGAGGCCATCATCCCGGCCATAGCGTCCGGCAACGTGCAAGCCAACGCCCCCTTGCTGGATCAGAACTCGGCGCAGCAACCGGGTCGCCTGCCGGTGCTCATCCGCATCACTGACCCAGACTGGGCCCAGTATCAGGTGATTGCCGGCTCCAGCGGTCAGGCCGCCATCTATACCGAACACATGCACCATGTGGCCATCATGCGCAAGATCCTGTTGCGCATGGGCAGCTGGCTCAACTACCTGTTCCCCTTCCACTAA
- a CDS encoding DEAD/DEAH box helicase gives MFVLRPYQTDAVNAVISHFRKHPDPAVVVLPTGAGKSLVIAELARKARGRVLVLAHVKELVEQNHAKYEAWGLKADIFAAGLARKEASAQVVFGSVQSVARNLTAFDGAFSLLIIDECHRVSLDDDSQYHQVIEHLKGTNPALKILGLTATPYRMGLGWIYRRHYHGMVKSHGERLFGDCVFELPLRFMVKNGYLTPPRMIDAPIVHYDFSRLVPRENGLFSEADLNGELKRQQRVTPHILNQVLEYAAERQGVMIFAATVEHAREIQGLLLAKSQTAALVTGETPGPERDTLIHAFKEREIKFLVNVAVLTTGFDAPHVDLIVMLRPTESVSLYQQIVGRGLRLSPGKTDCLVLDYAGNNFNLFAPEVGEPRPHTGTEPVQVPCPACGFANTFWGKTDEEGKVVEHYGRRCQGLFEDDEGHREECDYRFRAKICPACGAENDIAARRCQSCDQLLVDPDDKLKEALNLKDCMVIRCAGLTLTAGRGKQGERLEVTYHDEDGLTLTEYFAFHTSGARRLFQQRFVRHHWPAPGLEPEFTTLASVLAAQSQFRHPDFVIARKSGRFWQVKEKIFDYEGRYRTANAFA, from the coding sequence ATGTTCGTTCTCAGACCCTATCAAACCGACGCCGTCAACGCCGTGATCAGCCACTTTCGCAAGCACCCGGATCCCGCCGTGGTAGTGCTGCCCACAGGGGCGGGCAAGAGTCTGGTTATCGCCGAGCTGGCCCGCAAGGCGCGTGGCCGGGTGCTGGTGCTGGCCCACGTCAAGGAGCTGGTGGAGCAGAACCACGCCAAGTACGAGGCCTGGGGGCTCAAGGCCGACATCTTCGCCGCCGGATTGGCTCGCAAGGAGGCGAGCGCCCAGGTGGTGTTCGGCTCGGTGCAGTCGGTGGCCCGCAACCTGACAGCATTTGACGGGGCCTTTTCCCTGCTCATCATCGACGAGTGCCACCGGGTCTCGCTCGATGACGACAGCCAGTACCATCAGGTGATCGAGCATCTCAAGGGGACCAATCCGGCCCTCAAGATCCTGGGGCTCACCGCCACTCCGTACCGGATGGGGCTGGGCTGGATCTACCGGCGTCACTACCACGGCATGGTGAAGAGCCACGGGGAGCGGCTCTTTGGCGACTGCGTGTTCGAGCTGCCCCTGCGCTTCATGGTGAAGAACGGCTACCTGACGCCGCCACGCATGATCGATGCCCCCATAGTCCACTACGACTTCAGCAGGCTGGTGCCGAGGGAGAACGGCCTGTTCAGCGAGGCGGATCTCAACGGCGAGCTCAAGCGCCAGCAGCGGGTCACCCCCCACATCCTCAATCAGGTGCTGGAGTATGCCGCCGAGCGGCAGGGGGTGATGATCTTCGCCGCCACCGTCGAGCATGCCCGGGAAATTCAGGGGCTGCTGCTCGCCAAATCCCAGACGGCGGCCCTCGTCACCGGCGAAACGCCAGGGCCGGAGCGCGATACCCTCATCCATGCCTTCAAGGAGCGGGAGATCAAGTTTCTGGTCAACGTGGCGGTGCTCACCACCGGCTTCGATGCTCCCCATGTCGATCTCATCGTGATGCTGCGCCCCACCGAGTCGGTGTCGCTCTATCAGCAGATTGTGGGGCGCGGCCTGCGCCTGTCGCCGGGCAAGACTGATTGTCTGGTGCTCGACTACGCCGGCAACAACTTCAACCTGTTTGCCCCCGAGGTGGGGGAGCCCAGACCCCACACCGGTACAGAACCGGTACAGGTCCCCTGCCCCGCCTGCGGCTTTGCCAACACCTTCTGGGGCAAGACAGACGAGGAGGGCAAGGTGGTCGAGCACTACGGCCGCCGCTGCCAGGGGCTGTTTGAAGATGACGAGGGCCACCGCGAGGAGTGCGACTACCGCTTTCGCGCCAAGATCTGTCCCGCCTGCGGCGCCGAAAACGACATCGCCGCCCGCCGCTGCCAGAGCTGCGATCAGTTGCTGGTGGATCCGGACGACAAGCTCAAGGAAGCCCTCAATCTCAAGGACTGCATGGTCATTCGCTGCGCGGGGCTGACCCTCACCGCAGGGCGCGGCAAACAGGGGGAGCGGCTGGAGGTGACCTATCACGATGAAGACGGTCTCACCCTGACGGAATACTTCGCCTTTCACACCAGCGGTGCGCGGCGCTTGTTTCAACAACGCTTTGTGCGTCATCATTGGCCCGCCCCGGGCCTGGAGCCCGAATTTACCACTCTGGCGAGCGTGCTGGCTGCGCAAAGCCAGTTCCGTCACCCGGATTTCGTCATCGCCCGCAAGTCGGGGCGTTTCTGGCAGGTGAAGGAGAAAATTTTTGATTATGAAGGGCGGTACCGCACTGCCAACGCCTTTGCCTAG
- the dacB gene encoding D-alanyl-D-alanine carboxypeptidase/D-alanyl-D-alanine endopeptidase: MQRLLIGFCALFSLVAQATPLTPPKGGQYAVIVQGNSGVEFARHADDMIAPASTMKVLTALAARIELGADFRFATDIQAQPGAKQGDAINGDIWINFVGDPTLSRMDLVALFKQLGVTRIQGNVYVNTGAYNGYERGNGWSWGDQTLCFAAPVSAVIIDKNCAYGTVTATQIGRPAVGNVATGVPIGIGADNVEVMSYGDMARQFCALEVDMAKGNFYELKGCITPNKEPQGLRFAIHDVEAWGWDNIRWAMNRAGISHDGLLRVTHQAPVSADTLATHYSVSLPVMLSKMLKKSDNLYADTFLKTVGRHYYNKPGSYRSGTMAVRAILTKHGIDLGNATLADGSGLSAHNLISARQMLSVLNFIQKNDAELDFIKLLPSSQVDGTLAWRRSVTAPMMKNKVHAKTGTITGTSNLAGFIDTASGQRKAFVMFQRGLSQDPATHERYRASKAAWPWTVFEKGVLESIYQQQPIQIAEQ, translated from the coding sequence ATGCAGCGGTTGTTGATTGGTTTTTGTGCTCTCTTTTCCCTGGTGGCCCAGGCCACCCCGCTGACCCCGCCCAAGGGGGGCCAGTACGCCGTCATAGTCCAGGGCAACAGCGGGGTGGAGTTTGCCCGTCACGCCGACGACATGATAGCCCCCGCCTCCACCATGAAGGTGCTGACCGCCCTGGCCGCCCGCATCGAGCTCGGCGCCGACTTCCGTTTCGCCACCGACATTCAGGCCCAGCCCGGCGCCAAACAGGGTGACGCCATCAATGGCGACATCTGGATCAACTTCGTCGGCGACCCCACACTGTCGCGGATGGATCTGGTGGCCCTGTTCAAGCAGCTCGGGGTTACCCGCATTCAGGGCAATGTCTACGTCAACACCGGTGCCTACAACGGCTATGAGCGCGGCAACGGCTGGTCCTGGGGGGATCAGACCCTCTGCTTCGCAGCCCCCGTCTCAGCCGTCATCATCGACAAGAACTGTGCCTACGGCACCGTCACCGCCACCCAGATTGGCAGGCCCGCGGTGGGCAACGTCGCCACCGGCGTCCCTATCGGCATCGGCGCCGACAACGTGGAGGTGATGAGCTATGGCGACATGGCGCGTCAGTTCTGCGCCCTGGAAGTGGACATGGCCAAGGGCAACTTCTACGAACTCAAGGGCTGCATCACCCCGAACAAGGAGCCGCAGGGCCTGCGCTTTGCCATCCACGACGTGGAAGCCTGGGGCTGGGACAACATCCGCTGGGCCATGAACCGCGCCGGGATCAGCCACGACGGCCTGCTGCGGGTCACCCATCAGGCCCCGGTGAGCGCCGATACCCTGGCCACCCATTACTCGGTCTCCCTGCCGGTGATGCTCTCCAAGATGCTGAAAAAATCCGACAACCTCTACGCCGACACCTTCCTCAAAACCGTGGGTCGTCACTACTACAACAAACCGGGCAGCTATCGCAGCGGCACCATGGCGGTGCGCGCCATCCTGACCAAGCACGGCATCGATCTGGGCAACGCCACCCTGGCAGACGGCTCCGGCCTCTCCGCTCACAACCTCATCAGCGCCCGCCAGATGCTGTCGGTGCTGAACTTCATCCAGAAGAACGACGCCGAGCTCGACTTCATCAAGCTGCTGCCGAGTTCCCAGGTGGACGGTACCCTGGCCTGGCGACGCAGCGTCACCGCCCCCATGATGAAGAACAAGGTGCACGCCAAGACGGGCACCATCACCGGCACCTCCAACCTGGCCGGCTTCATCGACACCGCCAGCGGCCAGCGCAAGGCCTTCGTGATGTTCCAGCGCGGTCTCTCCCAGGATCCGGCTACCCACGAGCGCTATCGCGCCAGCAAGGCCGCCTGGCCGTGGACAGTGTTCGAGAAGGGGGTGCTGGAGAGCATCTATCAGCAGCAACCCATCCAGATTGCCGAGCAATAA
- a CDS encoding GrxA family glutaredoxin, with amino-acid sequence MFVEIFGRPGCPYCVRAKQIAEQLTEERDDFEFRYVDINVAGLTKDDLAAKAGKPVTTVPQIFLDERHIGGCTDFEAYARANLGL; translated from the coding sequence ATGTTTGTAGAAATTTTTGGTCGCCCGGGTTGCCCCTATTGCGTTCGTGCCAAGCAGATTGCCGAGCAGTTGACCGAGGAGCGCGATGACTTCGAATTCCGCTATGTGGATATCAACGTCGCCGGGCTCACCAAGGACGATCTGGCCGCCAAGGCGGGCAAGCCCGTCACCACAGTGCCGCAGATCTTCCTGGACGAACGGCACATCGGTGGCTGCACCGATTTCGAGGCCTATGCCAGAGCCAATCTGGGCCTGTAA
- a CDS encoding DUF1653 domain-containing protein: protein MHAPATGRYRHFKGGYYQVLALALHTETKEQLVVYQSEQDAQVYARPVAMFMEWIEHQGQVVSRFTPVA, encoded by the coding sequence ATGCACGCACCCGCAACCGGTCGCTACCGCCACTTCAAGGGGGGTTACTATCAAGTGCTTGCCCTGGCTCTGCACACCGAAACCAAGGAACAGCTGGTGGTCTACCAATCCGAGCAGGATGCACAGGTCTATGCCCGTCCGGTCGCCATGTTCATGGAGTGGATTGAGCATCAGGGGCAGGTGGTGAGCCGCTTCACACCTGTGGCATGA
- a CDS encoding pyridoxal phosphate-dependent aminotransferase produces MFTIDKSHKLDDVCYDIRGPVHKEARRLEDEGHRIIKLNIGNPAPFGFDAPEEIIKDVILNMPQSQGYCDSKGLFSARKAVMQYYQQKGMRKVDIDDIYIGNGASELIVMAMQALLNNGDEMLVPSPDYPLWTAAVTLSGGHAVHYRCDEGADWHPDLDDIRARITPRTRGLVLINPNNPTGAVYGSEFQLELIEIARQHNLIIFADEIYDKILYDDISHTSVCTQCDDVMVVTFNGLSKAYRACGFRQGWMVITGPKGRARGYIEGLEMLASMRLCANVPMQHAIQTALGGYQSINELILPGGRLRRQRDKAWELLNEIPGVSCVKPKGALYMFPRLDPKVYDIRDDQKMVFDLLQQEKLLLVQGTGFNWPAPDHFRLVFLPREEELEEAIGRLARFLKGYKQ; encoded by the coding sequence ATGTTCACTATCGACAAGTCGCACAAGCTCGACGATGTCTGCTATGACATTCGCGGCCCGGTGCATAAAGAGGCCCGCCGTCTCGAGGACGAAGGCCACCGCATCATCAAGCTCAACATCGGCAACCCGGCCCCGTTCGGTTTCGATGCGCCTGAAGAGATCATCAAGGATGTGATCCTCAACATGCCCCAGAGCCAGGGCTACTGCGACTCCAAGGGGCTCTTCTCGGCCCGCAAGGCGGTGATGCAGTACTACCAGCAAAAGGGGATGCGCAAGGTCGACATCGACGACATCTACATCGGCAATGGCGCCAGCGAGCTCATCGTGATGGCCATGCAGGCGCTGCTCAACAACGGCGACGAGATGCTGGTGCCCTCCCCCGACTACCCGCTCTGGACCGCCGCCGTCACCCTCTCCGGTGGCCATGCGGTGCACTACCGCTGCGATGAAGGGGCTGACTGGCATCCGGATCTCGACGACATCCGCGCCCGCATCACCCCGCGCACCCGCGGCCTGGTGCTGATCAACCCGAACAACCCTACCGGCGCCGTCTACGGCAGCGAATTCCAGCTGGAACTGATCGAGATCGCCCGCCAGCACAACCTCATCATCTTCGCCGACGAGATCTACGACAAGATCCTCTACGACGACATCTCCCACACCAGCGTCTGCACCCAGTGTGACGATGTGATGGTGGTGACCTTCAACGGCCTCTCCAAGGCCTACCGCGCCTGCGGCTTCCGCCAGGGCTGGATGGTCATCACCGGGCCCAAGGGCCGTGCCAGGGGCTACATTGAAGGGCTGGAGATGCTGGCCTCCATGCGGCTCTGTGCCAACGTGCCCATGCAGCACGCCATCCAGACCGCGCTGGGTGGCTACCAGAGCATCAACGAGCTGATCCTGCCGGGCGGCCGCCTGCGCCGCCAGCGGGACAAGGCATGGGAGCTGCTCAACGAGATCCCCGGGGTCTCCTGCGTCAAGCCCAAGGGGGCGCTCTACATGTTCCCGCGCCTCGATCCCAAGGTGTATGACATCCGCGACGACCAGAAGATGGTGTTCGACCTGTTGCAGCAAGAGAAGCTCTTGCTGGTGCAGGGCACCGGCTTCAACTGGCCGGCACCGGATCACTTCCGGCTGGTGTTCCTGCCCCGGGAAGAGGAGCTGGAAGAGGCCATAGGCCGCCTCGCCCGCTTCCTCAAGGGCTACAAGCAGTAA